A genomic stretch from Setaria viridis chromosome 1, Setaria_viridis_v4.0, whole genome shotgun sequence includes:
- the LOC117858571 gene encoding UDP-N-acetylglucosamine transporter ROCK1 isoform X1, translating to MGSSSTPAAAGVPSRRKVALYLTLLTLQYGAQPLISKRFVRQDTIVTSLVLATEGAKVICAIILLIAEGGLKKQFSNWSLTGSLTASGLPAAIYALQNSLLQISYKNLDSLTFSILNQTKLLWTAFFTYLILGQKQSSKQILALTLLISAAVLLSVGESSSKGSKGGSSDYVLLYGIIPVTVASMLSGLASSLCQWASQVKKHTSYMMTIEMSFIGSLCLLASTYRSPDGEAIRKYGFFHEWTLWTAVPVLMNAVGGILVGLVTTYAGGVRKGFVIVSALLVTALLQFIFDGKPPSHYCLMALPLVMTSIFIYQKYPYADRKKKD from the exons ATGGGCTCGTCgtccaccccggcggcggcgggggtgccgAGCCGGCGCAAGGTGGCGCTCTACCTCACGCTCCTCACCCTGCAGTACGGCGCCCAGCCCCTCATATCCAAGCGCTTCGTCCG CCAAGATACTATAGTGACCTCACTAGTTCTTGCCACTGAAGGAGCAAAG GTTATTTGTGCAATCATTTTATTGATTGCAGAGGGTGGTCTGAAAAAACAGTTCAGTAACTGGAGTCTCACTGGATCATTGACCGCGTCTGGACTGCCTGCTGCCATATATGCATTGCAGAATAGTCTGTTGCAAATATCATACAAGAATTTGGATTCCTTGACCTTCTCAATTCTTAACCAGACCAAGCTTTTATGGACGGCATTTTTCACATATCTTATTTTGGG GCAAAAGCAATCATCCAAGCAAATTTTAGCATTAACCCTCTTAATTAGTGCTGCTGTTCTTCTAAGTGTCGGGGAGAGTAGCAGCAAAGGTTCAAAGGGTGGTAGCTCTGATTATGTCTTGCTCTACGGGATCATTCCTGTTACAGTCGCATCAATGCTGTCTGGGTTGGCCTCTTCACTGTGTCAGTGGGCATCCCAG GTTAAAAAGCATACGTCTTATATGATGACTATAGAGATGTCCTTTATTGGAAGCCTGTGCTTGTTAGCAAGCACCTATCGATCACCAGATGGAGAAGCCATCAGGAAATATGGTTTTTTCCACGAATGGACTTTGTGGACCGCG GTACCGGTCTTAATGAATGCTGTGGGTGGAATTCTTGTTGGTCTTGTCACAACTTACGCGGGCGGTGTTAGAAAG GGTTTTGTTATAGTATCAGCCCTCCTTGTAACTGCACTGCTACAATTTATATTTGATGGGAAGCCGCCATCACACTACTGCCTGATGGCATTACCACTTGTCATGACAAGCATATTCATTTACCAGAAGTATCCATATGCTGATAGGAAGAAGAAAGATTGA
- the LOC117858571 gene encoding UDP-N-acetylglucosamine transporter ROCK1 isoform X3 gives MGSSSTPAAAGVPSRRKVALYLTLLTLQYGAQPLISKRFVRQDTIVTSLVLATEGAKVICAIILLIAEGGLKKQFSNWSLTGSLTASGLPAAIYALQNSLLQISYKNLDSLTFSILNQTKLLWTAFFTYLILGQKQSSKQILALTLLISAAVLLSVGESSSKGSKGGSSDYVLLYGIIPVTVASMLSGLASSLCQWASQVKKHTSYMMTIEMSFIGSLCLLASTYRSPDGEAIRKYGFFHEWTLWTAVPVLMNAVGGILVGLVTTYAGFCYSISPPCNCTATIYI, from the exons ATGGGCTCGTCgtccaccccggcggcggcgggggtgccgAGCCGGCGCAAGGTGGCGCTCTACCTCACGCTCCTCACCCTGCAGTACGGCGCCCAGCCCCTCATATCCAAGCGCTTCGTCCG CCAAGATACTATAGTGACCTCACTAGTTCTTGCCACTGAAGGAGCAAAG GTTATTTGTGCAATCATTTTATTGATTGCAGAGGGTGGTCTGAAAAAACAGTTCAGTAACTGGAGTCTCACTGGATCATTGACCGCGTCTGGACTGCCTGCTGCCATATATGCATTGCAGAATAGTCTGTTGCAAATATCATACAAGAATTTGGATTCCTTGACCTTCTCAATTCTTAACCAGACCAAGCTTTTATGGACGGCATTTTTCACATATCTTATTTTGGG GCAAAAGCAATCATCCAAGCAAATTTTAGCATTAACCCTCTTAATTAGTGCTGCTGTTCTTCTAAGTGTCGGGGAGAGTAGCAGCAAAGGTTCAAAGGGTGGTAGCTCTGATTATGTCTTGCTCTACGGGATCATTCCTGTTACAGTCGCATCAATGCTGTCTGGGTTGGCCTCTTCACTGTGTCAGTGGGCATCCCAG GTTAAAAAGCATACGTCTTATATGATGACTATAGAGATGTCCTTTATTGGAAGCCTGTGCTTGTTAGCAAGCACCTATCGATCACCAGATGGAGAAGCCATCAGGAAATATGGTTTTTTCCACGAATGGACTTTGTGGACCGCG GTACCGGTCTTAATGAATGCTGTGGGTGGAATTCTTGTTGGTCTTGTCACAACTTACGCGG GGTTTTGTTATAGTATCAGCCCTCCTTGTAACTGCACTGCTACAATTTATATTTGA
- the LOC117858571 gene encoding UDP-N-acetylglucosamine transporter ROCK1 isoform X2, translating to MGSSSTPAAAGVPSRRKVALYLTLLTLQYGAQPLISKRFVRQDTIVTSLVLATEGAKVICAIILLIAEGGLKKQFSNWSLTGSLTASGLPAAIYALQNSLLQISYKNLDSLTFSILNQTKLLWTAFFTYLILGQKQSSKQILALTLLISAAVLLSVGESSSKGSKGGSSDYVLLYGIIPVTVASMLSGLASSLCQWASQVKKHTSYMMTIEMSFIGSLCLLASTYRSPDGEAIRKYGFFHEWTLWTAMEAKLQ from the exons ATGGGCTCGTCgtccaccccggcggcggcgggggtgccgAGCCGGCGCAAGGTGGCGCTCTACCTCACGCTCCTCACCCTGCAGTACGGCGCCCAGCCCCTCATATCCAAGCGCTTCGTCCG CCAAGATACTATAGTGACCTCACTAGTTCTTGCCACTGAAGGAGCAAAG GTTATTTGTGCAATCATTTTATTGATTGCAGAGGGTGGTCTGAAAAAACAGTTCAGTAACTGGAGTCTCACTGGATCATTGACCGCGTCTGGACTGCCTGCTGCCATATATGCATTGCAGAATAGTCTGTTGCAAATATCATACAAGAATTTGGATTCCTTGACCTTCTCAATTCTTAACCAGACCAAGCTTTTATGGACGGCATTTTTCACATATCTTATTTTGGG GCAAAAGCAATCATCCAAGCAAATTTTAGCATTAACCCTCTTAATTAGTGCTGCTGTTCTTCTAAGTGTCGGGGAGAGTAGCAGCAAAGGTTCAAAGGGTGGTAGCTCTGATTATGTCTTGCTCTACGGGATCATTCCTGTTACAGTCGCATCAATGCTGTCTGGGTTGGCCTCTTCACTGTGTCAGTGGGCATCCCAG GTTAAAAAGCATACGTCTTATATGATGACTATAGAGATGTCCTTTATTGGAAGCCTGTGCTTGTTAGCAAGCACCTATCGATCACCAGATGGAGAAGCCATCAGGAAATATGGTTTTTTCCACGAATGGACTTTGTGGACCGCG ATGGAAGCAAAGCTGCAATAG
- the LOC117858561 gene encoding ubiquitin carboxyl-terminal hydrolase 4 yields the protein MAKTARSPTAEASPPAAAEKHRSGSAAGSGLRSLASAASGWWDRWAVMGSGLSKLERAFGDQFPEGERYFGLENFGNTCYCNSVLQALYYCTPFREQLLEYYAKSRNVEDAEENLLTCLADLFSQISASKKKTGVIAPKRFIQMVRKLNEYFRGYMHQDAHEFLNFLLNEIVDILEKETRSAKVSPETTSPEKVSNGAAVNGVRKEPLVTWVHKNFQGTLTNETRCLMCETVTAKDETFFDLSVDIEQNSSLTSCLKNFFSTETLNADDKFFCDKCCSLQEAEKRMKIKKVPQILVIHLKRFKFIEQLNRHKKLSYRVVYPLELKLSSNSDDADCEYSLFAVVVHLGSGPNQGHYVAKIKSHDHWLSFDDDNVEMIPESTLQTFYGSSREYSGNTDHGYILFYERVGGNCDEKADPPEGSV from the exons ATGGCGAAGACGGCGCGATCGCCCACGGCGGAGgcttccccgccggcggccgcggagaAGCACCGCTCCGGCTCCGCTGCCGGGTCGGGGCTCCGGTCcctcgccagcgccgcctccggGTGGTGGGACCGGTGGGCGGTCATGGGCTCCGGCCTCTCCAAGCTCGAGCGGGCCTTCGGCGACCAGTTCCCCGAGGGCGAGCGCTACTTCGGCCTCGAGAACTTCGGCAACACCTGCTACTGCAACAGCGTCCTCCAG GCACTTTATTATTGCACTCCGTTCAGGGAGCAGTTACTGGAATACTATGCCAAGAGCAGAAATGTTGAAGATGCTGAAGAAAATTTGTTGACCTGCCTAGCAGATCTTTTTTCACAG ATAAGTGCATCAAAGAAAAAAACTGGTGTTATCGCTCCAAAACGTTTCATTCAAATGGTTAGGAAACTGAACGAATATTTTCGCGGTTACATGCATCAG GATGCCCACGAATTTTTGAATTTCCTACTGAATGAAATTGTTGATATCCTGGAAAAAGAGACTAGGTCTGCGAAGGTTTCTCCCGAGACCACATCTCCTGAAAAGGTCTCTAATGGGGCAGCTGTGAATGGAGTCAGAAAAGAGCCACTGGTTACATGGGTACATAAGAATTTTCAG GGTACTTTGACCAATGAAACCAGATGCTTAATGTGTGAGACAGTCACTGCAAAGGATGAGACATTTTTTGACTTGAGCGTTGACATTGAACAGAATAGTTCACTCACAAGCTGCCTGAAGAATTTCTTTTCCACTGAGACTTTAAATGCGGATGACAAGTTCTTCTGTGATAAGTGCTGCAG TTTGCAAGAAGCAGAGAAGAGAATGAAGATTAAAAAGGTGCCGCAAATATTGGTGATCCACCTAAAGCGCTTCAAGTTCATCGAGCAGCTTAACCGGCACAAGAAGCTGTCTTATCGGGTGGTTTACCCCTTGGAGCTGAAGCTCAGCAGCAACTCTGATGATGCTGACTGCGAGTACTCCCTCTTCGCCGTGGTGGTGCATCTGGGTAGCGGCCCAAACCAGGGACACTACGTAGCCAAGATCAAGAGTCACGACCACTGGCTGTCCTTCGATGATGACAATGTAGAGATGATCCCTGAGTCCACCCTGCAGACGTTCTACGGCTCTTCTCGTGAATATTCTGGCAACACGGATCATGGCTACATCTTGTTCTACGAGCGCGTTGGTGGGAATTGTGACGAGAAGGCCGACCCTCCTGAGGGTAGCGTGTGA
- the LOC117843488 gene encoding sugar transport protein MST1 codes for MHGGGVVLPVNGGGGPGAGYSSEITFTVVMSCLMAASGGLIFGYDISITGGLTQMHSFLEAFFPDIIEKMNNATQDEYCIFNSQVLTTFVSSLYLAGMLACLVAGHITKRIGRRNSMLIGASFFFVGAVLNCAAVNIAMLIVGRVLLGFAVGFTNQSAPVYLAEIAPARWRGAFTSIFHFFLNIGMFVADLVNYRANTIPVWGWRLSLGVGIVPAIVILLGAAFIPDSPNSLVLRGKVDAARASLRRIRGESADVDVELKDIMQAAEEDRRYESGAFRRIVHREYRPHLVMAIAIPVFFELTGMIVVTLFTPLLFYTIGFTSQKAILGSIITDVVSLASIAVAAMAVDRVGRRSLFMVGGGILLVCLVGMSWIFGAELGADGGKAMPRPYAVAVVALVCLFTAGFGVSWGPLKWIIPSEIYPLEVRSAGQGMSEAISLALTFAQTQSFLNMLCSFKYGTFAYNAGWVVVMTAFIFFFLPETKGVPIEALREVWARHWYWKRFVKPLPAAAPETPSAAPKVADGPV; via the exons ATGCACGGCGGGGGAGTAGTACTCCCggtgaacggcggcggcgggccgggcgcCGGCTACAGCAGCGAGATCACCTTCACGGTGGTGATGAGCTGCCTCATGGCGGCCTCCGGCGGGCTCATCTTCGGCTACGACATCAGTATCACAG GTGGCCTGACGCAGATGCACTCGTTCCTGGAGGCCTTCTTCCCGGACATCATCGAGAAGATGAACAACGCGACGCAGGACGAGTACTGCATCTTCAACAGCCAGGTGCTCACCACCTTCGTCTCCTCGCTCTACTTGGCAGGCATGCTGGCCTGCCTGGTCGCCGGCCACATCACCAAGAGGATCGGGCGGCGCAACTCCATGCTCATCGGCGCCTCGTTCTTCTTCGTGGGCGCCGTCCTCAACTGCGCCGCCGTCAACATCGCCATGCTGATCGtcggccgcgtcctcctcggCTTCGCCGTCGGGTTCACCAACCAGTCCGCGCCGGTGTACCTGGCGGAGAtcgcgccggcgcggtggcgcGGCGCCTTCACCAGCATCTTCCACTTCTTCCTCAACATCGGCATGTTCGTCGCCGACCTCGTCAACTACCGCGCCAACACCATCCCGGTGTGGGGCTGGCGCCTGTCCCTCGGCGTCGGCATCGTCCCGGCTATCGTCATCCTGCTCGGCGCGGCGTTCATCCCGGACTCGCCCAACAGCCTGGTGCTCCGCGGGAAGGTGgacgccgcccgcgcctcgcTGCGGCGCATCCGCGGCGAGTCCGCCGACGTGGACGTGGAGCTCAAGGACATCAtgcaggcggcggaggaggaccgGCGGTACGAGTCCGGCGCGTTCCGGCGGATCGTCCACCGCGAGTACCGGCCCCACCTCGTGATGGCCATCGCCATCCCGGTGTTCTTCGAGCTGACGGGCATGATCGTGGTGACCCTCTTCACGCCGCTCCTCTTCTACACCATCGGGTTCACGAGCCAGAAGGCCATCCTGGGATCCATCATCACCGACGTGGTCAGCCTGGCGTCCAttgccgtcgccgccatggccgtggACCGGGTGGGCCGGCGGTCGCTCTTCATGGTGGGCGGTGGGATCCTGCTGGTGTGCCTGGTGGGCATGTCGTGGATCTTCGGCGCGGAGCTGGGCGCCGACGGCGGGAAGGCGATGCCGCGGCCGtacgcggtggcggtggtggctctGGTTTGCCTGTTCACGGCGGGGTTCGGGGTGTCGTGGGGGCCGCTCAAGTGGATCATCCCCAGCGAGATCTACCCGCTGGAGGTGAGGTCGGCGGGGCAGGGGATGAGCGAGGCCATCTCGCTCGCGCTCACCTTCGCGCAGACGCAGTCCTTCCTCAACATGCTCTGCAGCTTCAAGTACGGAACCTTCGCGTACAACGCCGGCTGGGTCGTGGTCATGACggccttcatcttcttcttcctgccggAGACCAAGGGCGTGCCCATCGAGGCCCTCCGCGAGGTGTGGGCGCGCCACTGGTATTGGAAGCGCTTCGTCAAGCCGctgcccgccgcggcgccggagaCGCCGTCAGCAGCGCCCAAGGTGGCGGATGGGCCGGTTTAG
- the LOC117845258 gene encoding sugar transport protein MST1 isoform X1, whose protein sequence is MTGGRALAVGSDGGGGAITFTVVVSCLTAASGGLLLGYDISVTGGLMQMESFLQAFFPEILRKTNNAQQDAYCIFKNQTLTMFVSSLYLAGIISSLVSGHLTRTVGRRNSMLIGGLLFLAGVVLNFTAVNISMLVIGRVLLGLAIGFTSLSAPVYLAEIAPARWRGAFTTCFHFFFNLGMFMADMVNYGTNSIPRWGWRLSLGVGVVPAAVIIAGAALIPDTPNSLVLRGRLDEARASLRRIRGAAADVDAELKDIASAVEQDRRHESGAFRRLFCWREYRPHLAIAVATPVFFDLTGMIVVSIFTPLLFYTVGFTNQKAILGSIITDVVSLASIAVAGLAVDRYGRRSLLMVGSAVLILSQVAMAWIFGAQLGTDGGKSMPGGYAAAVVALVCVYTAGFGVSWGPLKWVVTSEIFPLEVRPAALGLGGAISGVLVFVQSQSFLEMLCSFKYGTFLFYAGWVVVMVACVAAFLPETRGVPIESMGAVWEKHWYWKRFVRPSSAPATATAKQADGSA, encoded by the exons ATGACCGGAGGGCGCGCTCTCGCCGTCGGctcggacggcggcggcggcgcgataaCATTCACGGTTGTGGTGAGCTGCCTCACCGCGGCCTCCGGCGGGCTCCTACTTGGATACGACATCAGTGTTACAG GAGGATTGATGCAGATGGAATCATTCCTCCAGGCGTTCTTCCCGGAGATCCTCCGGAAGACGAACAACGCGCAGCAGGACGCGTACTGCATCTTTAAAAACCAGACGCTCACCATGTTCGTCTCCTCGTTATACCTCGCCGGCATAATCTCCTCTCTGGTCTCCGGCCACCTGACCAGGACGGTGGGCCGGAGGAACTCCATGCTGATCGGCGGCTTGCTGTTCTTGGCCGGCGTCGTGCTCAATTTCACTGCCGTCAACATCAGCATGCTCGTCAtcggccgcgtcctcctcggcctcgccaTCGGCTTCACCAGCCTG TCAGCGCCGGTGTACCTGGCGGAGATAGCGCCGGCACGGTGGCGAGGTGCGTTCACCACCTGCTTCCACTTCTTCTTCAACTTGGGCATGTTCATGGCGGACATGGTAAACTACGGCACCAACAGCATCCCGAGGTGGGGGTGGCGCCTCtcgctcggcgtcggcgtcgtcccTGCCGCTGTCATCATCGCCGGCGCGGCGCTCATCCCCGACACGCCCAACAGCCTGGTGCTGCGTGGGAGGCTCGACGAGGCCCGCGCCTCGCTGCGGCGCatccgcggggcggcggcggacgtcgACGCGGAGCTCAAGGACATCGCCAGCGCCGTGGAGCAGGACCGCAGGCACGAGTCCGGCGCGTTCCGGCGCCTGTTCTGCTGGCGCGAGTACCGCCCCCACCTCGCCATCGCCGTGGCGACGCCTGTGTTCTTCGACCTGACGGGCATGATCGTGGTGTCCATCTTCACGCCGCTCCTCTTCTACACCGTCGGGTTCACGAACCAGAAGGCCATCCTGggctccatcatcaccgacgtGGTCAGCCTCGCgtccatcgccgtcgccgggctGGCCGTCGACCGCTACGGCCGCCGGTCCCTCCTCATGGTAGGCAGCGCCGTGCTGATCCTCTCCCAGGTGGCCATGGCGTGGATCTTCGGCGCGCAGCTGGGGACCGACGGTGGGAAGTCCATGCCCGGCGGgtacgcggcggcggtggtggcgctggtGTGCGTGTACACGGCCGGGTTCGGCGTGTCGTGGGGCCCGCTCAAGTGGGTGGTAACGAGCGAGATCTTCCCGCTGGAGGtgaggccggcggcgctgggccTGGGCGGCGCCATCTCGGGGGTGCTGGTCTTCGTGCAGTCGCAGTCGTTCCTGGAGATGCTGTGCAGCTTCAAGTACGGCACCTTCTTGTTCTACGCCGGGTGGGTGGTCGTCATGGTGGCGTGCGTTGCCGCGTTCCTGCCGGAGACCCGGGGAGTGCCCATCGAGTCCATGGGTGCGGTGTGGGAGAAGCATTGGTACTGGAAGCGCTTCGTCAGGCCATCTtccgcgccggcgacggcaaCAGCCAAGCAGGCGGATGGGTCGGCTTGA
- the LOC117845258 gene encoding sugar transport protein MST1 isoform X2 encodes MQMESFLQAFFPEILRKTNNAQQDAYCIFKNQTLTMFVSSLYLAGIISSLVSGHLTRTVGRRNSMLIGGLLFLAGVVLNFTAVNISMLVIGRVLLGLAIGFTSLSAPVYLAEIAPARWRGAFTTCFHFFFNLGMFMADMVNYGTNSIPRWGWRLSLGVGVVPAAVIIAGAALIPDTPNSLVLRGRLDEARASLRRIRGAAADVDAELKDIASAVEQDRRHESGAFRRLFCWREYRPHLAIAVATPVFFDLTGMIVVSIFTPLLFYTVGFTNQKAILGSIITDVVSLASIAVAGLAVDRYGRRSLLMVGSAVLILSQVAMAWIFGAQLGTDGGKSMPGGYAAAVVALVCVYTAGFGVSWGPLKWVVTSEIFPLEVRPAALGLGGAISGVLVFVQSQSFLEMLCSFKYGTFLFYAGWVVVMVACVAAFLPETRGVPIESMGAVWEKHWYWKRFVRPSSAPATATAKQADGSA; translated from the exons ATGCAGATGGAATCATTCCTCCAGGCGTTCTTCCCGGAGATCCTCCGGAAGACGAACAACGCGCAGCAGGACGCGTACTGCATCTTTAAAAACCAGACGCTCACCATGTTCGTCTCCTCGTTATACCTCGCCGGCATAATCTCCTCTCTGGTCTCCGGCCACCTGACCAGGACGGTGGGCCGGAGGAACTCCATGCTGATCGGCGGCTTGCTGTTCTTGGCCGGCGTCGTGCTCAATTTCACTGCCGTCAACATCAGCATGCTCGTCAtcggccgcgtcctcctcggcctcgccaTCGGCTTCACCAGCCTG TCAGCGCCGGTGTACCTGGCGGAGATAGCGCCGGCACGGTGGCGAGGTGCGTTCACCACCTGCTTCCACTTCTTCTTCAACTTGGGCATGTTCATGGCGGACATGGTAAACTACGGCACCAACAGCATCCCGAGGTGGGGGTGGCGCCTCtcgctcggcgtcggcgtcgtcccTGCCGCTGTCATCATCGCCGGCGCGGCGCTCATCCCCGACACGCCCAACAGCCTGGTGCTGCGTGGGAGGCTCGACGAGGCCCGCGCCTCGCTGCGGCGCatccgcggggcggcggcggacgtcgACGCGGAGCTCAAGGACATCGCCAGCGCCGTGGAGCAGGACCGCAGGCACGAGTCCGGCGCGTTCCGGCGCCTGTTCTGCTGGCGCGAGTACCGCCCCCACCTCGCCATCGCCGTGGCGACGCCTGTGTTCTTCGACCTGACGGGCATGATCGTGGTGTCCATCTTCACGCCGCTCCTCTTCTACACCGTCGGGTTCACGAACCAGAAGGCCATCCTGggctccatcatcaccgacgtGGTCAGCCTCGCgtccatcgccgtcgccgggctGGCCGTCGACCGCTACGGCCGCCGGTCCCTCCTCATGGTAGGCAGCGCCGTGCTGATCCTCTCCCAGGTGGCCATGGCGTGGATCTTCGGCGCGCAGCTGGGGACCGACGGTGGGAAGTCCATGCCCGGCGGgtacgcggcggcggtggtggcgctggtGTGCGTGTACACGGCCGGGTTCGGCGTGTCGTGGGGCCCGCTCAAGTGGGTGGTAACGAGCGAGATCTTCCCGCTGGAGGtgaggccggcggcgctgggccTGGGCGGCGCCATCTCGGGGGTGCTGGTCTTCGTGCAGTCGCAGTCGTTCCTGGAGATGCTGTGCAGCTTCAAGTACGGCACCTTCTTGTTCTACGCCGGGTGGGTGGTCGTCATGGTGGCGTGCGTTGCCGCGTTCCTGCCGGAGACCCGGGGAGTGCCCATCGAGTCCATGGGTGCGGTGTGGGAGAAGCATTGGTACTGGAAGCGCTTCGTCAGGCCATCTtccgcgccggcgacggcaaCAGCCAAGCAGGCGGATGGGTCGGCTTGA